From Draconibacterium halophilum, one genomic window encodes:
- a CDS encoding efflux RND transporter permease subunit produces the protein MQQATPKQKAFSSFSIIVVFLAFIIIGMAFIPQLDIRFKPSRSLPQLNISFYWPNASPKVIEQETSKIEGVLGKVSRIKSIESTSSVGSGRVVIEFDKSVNLNQKRYEVSTLIRQLRSNLPAEMSYPEITTNATDVDDQVSFMVLTLNANSSTYYIKNKAEQLVIPELLKIQGIADISLYGASPNQWEICYNPELLKLYGITPAEISTVINRLGDQNFLGNQNDGANVSVPVLASTQFIEPSQWISLPVANKNGRIIRLSDIATVKLQEKPPTSYYRINGKNTINLVVYAAQGENQLKLAGEIKDQLLLIQEKLPMGYSVMIASDSTEYIKEELEKIGYRTLFSLLILLLFVLVANRSFRVLAVLSISLAANLLIAAVFYYLFKVEIHIYSLAGITVSFGIIIDNSIIMVSHLQRQKGLRVFISLLAATLTTLGALSVVFFLKENQKLMLIDFTYVMLINLSVSLVIALFLVPALMEQLYHTKPKPIPVKTLKRISRSNHFYLRFIRFEKRFRWAFFILAILGFGIPIGKLPDEIDSTKKTAEFYNKTLGGDLFKSEIKPILSKVMGGSLRLFTEHVFEGSFYSDPGKTTLYVRGQMPEGCTIHQLNDAVRKMEQYISLFDEVAQFETRITGYKNSSVTIQFTDEAERSSFPYLLKSQIESKAISLGGMDWAVYGVGKGFSNSLNMDYKNSHILLTGYNYDQLYKYAEQLEAKLLENPRVEKTEITSSDSWGSNARYEYRLNVDKELLAAYNLRYSDYTGSLFTQLYSRNLDAFYNQTELQPVVLVSSKNSEYNNWDFYNIPVQTSRGQKKLSQAGDIEKRLSGKSIFKKNQVYQMYLNYNFIGPGPLAEMVQEREIEAINQILPLGYKTQKPERNWWSWDKNDKKQYGLLLLIILIIYFVTAILFESLLKPLAVISLIPISFIGVFLTFYLFDFNFDQGGFASFILLSGLVVNAAIYIINDFNNLVRGKNKTYSIENYLKAFNNKIVAIALTILSTVLGLIPFIWGGQKEVFWFAFAVGAMGGLLFSMVAILIYLPLFLKTE, from the coding sequence GTGCAACAAGCTACACCAAAACAAAAAGCCTTTTCCTCCTTCTCCATAATTGTGGTGTTTCTTGCATTTATAATTATCGGCATGGCTTTTATTCCACAGTTGGATATTCGGTTTAAACCCAGCCGTAGTTTGCCGCAGCTAAACATTAGTTTTTACTGGCCCAATGCATCGCCAAAAGTTATTGAGCAGGAAACATCAAAAATTGAAGGTGTTTTGGGGAAAGTTAGCCGGATTAAATCCATAGAATCCACTTCTTCGGTTGGTTCAGGCCGTGTAGTTATTGAGTTTGATAAATCAGTTAATTTGAACCAAAAACGTTACGAGGTGTCAACGCTTATCCGGCAACTGCGCAGTAACCTACCTGCCGAAATGAGCTATCCGGAAATTACCACCAACGCAACTGATGTCGATGACCAGGTTTCGTTTATGGTGCTTACACTTAACGCCAACTCATCCACTTATTACATAAAAAACAAAGCCGAGCAGCTGGTTATTCCCGAGCTGCTTAAAATTCAAGGCATTGCCGATATTTCGCTTTATGGAGCATCGCCCAATCAATGGGAAATTTGTTACAATCCTGAGTTGCTAAAACTTTACGGAATAACACCTGCCGAAATCAGCACCGTTATCAACCGTTTGGGTGATCAAAACTTTTTAGGCAACCAAAACGATGGAGCCAATGTTTCGGTGCCGGTTTTAGCTTCCACGCAGTTTATCGAACCTTCGCAATGGATTAGTTTGCCGGTAGCCAATAAAAATGGCCGAATTATCCGCCTCTCCGACATTGCCACGGTTAAATTGCAGGAAAAACCACCTACCTCCTACTACCGCATAAACGGCAAAAACACCATCAACCTGGTGGTTTATGCTGCACAGGGAGAAAACCAGCTAAAACTGGCCGGCGAAATAAAAGACCAGCTTCTGCTAATTCAGGAAAAACTCCCGATGGGTTATTCCGTAATGATCGCTTCCGATTCAACCGAATACATCAAAGAAGAACTGGAAAAAATCGGGTATCGCACCCTTTTTTCGTTGCTCATTCTTTTACTTTTTGTATTAGTTGCCAACCGGTCGTTTCGAGTTTTGGCGGTGTTATCCATTTCACTGGCCGCCAACCTGCTTATAGCTGCAGTTTTTTATTACCTTTTTAAAGTTGAAATTCATATTTATTCACTCGCAGGAATCACCGTTTCGTTTGGTATTATTATCGACAACAGCATAATAATGGTGAGTCACCTGCAGCGGCAAAAAGGATTGCGTGTTTTTATTTCCTTACTGGCTGCCACGCTCACTACGCTTGGGGCTTTATCGGTAGTATTTTTTTTGAAAGAAAACCAGAAGTTGATGCTTATTGATTTTACCTATGTAATGCTTATCAACCTGAGTGTTTCGCTGGTTATAGCTTTGTTCCTGGTTCCGGCATTAATGGAGCAGCTTTATCACACCAAACCCAAACCGATACCAGTAAAAACACTAAAAAGAATAAGCCGCTCAAACCACTTTTATCTTCGTTTTATTCGTTTCGAAAAACGTTTCCGCTGGGCCTTTTTTATACTGGCCATACTTGGTTTTGGCATTCCTATCGGGAAATTACCTGATGAAATAGACAGCACTAAAAAAACAGCTGAATTTTACAATAAAACCTTGGGTGGCGACCTGTTTAAATCGGAAATTAAACCTATTCTCAGCAAGGTAATGGGCGGAAGTTTACGCCTGTTTACCGAGCACGTTTTTGAGGGAAGCTTTTATTCCGATCCGGGGAAAACCACGTTATACGTAAGAGGGCAAATGCCGGAAGGTTGCACCATTCATCAGTTGAATGATGCTGTACGGAAAATGGAACAATACATTAGCCTTTTTGATGAAGTGGCGCAGTTTGAAACACGAATAACGGGTTACAAGAACTCGTCGGTTACCATACAGTTTACCGATGAAGCAGAAAGATCATCGTTCCCGTATTTGCTCAAAAGTCAGATTGAATCGAAAGCAATTTCCTTAGGTGGAATGGATTGGGCTGTTTACGGCGTGGGAAAAGGTTTTTCAAATTCGCTGAACATGGATTACAAAAACAGCCATATTTTGCTTACCGGATACAACTACGACCAGTTGTATAAATATGCTGAACAACTTGAAGCAAAACTGCTTGAAAATCCGCGGGTGGAGAAAACGGAAATAACCAGTTCCGACAGCTGGGGCTCGAACGCGCGTTACGAATACAGATTGAACGTAGATAAAGAGTTGCTGGCTGCTTATAATCTGCGTTACTCGGATTATACGGGGTCGTTGTTTACCCAGCTTTATTCGCGCAACCTTGATGCCTTTTACAACCAAACAGAGTTACAGCCCGTGGTGCTGGTTTCATCGAAAAACAGCGAGTACAACAACTGGGATTTTTACAACATTCCGGTTCAAACCAGCCGGGGGCAGAAAAAACTGTCGCAAGCCGGAGACATCGAAAAACGGCTGAGCGGAAAATCAATTTTCAAAAAGAACCAGGTTTACCAGATGTATCTGAATTACAATTTTATTGGTCCCGGGCCGCTTGCCGAAATGGTTCAGGAACGCGAAATTGAAGCTATTAACCAAATACTACCACTGGGGTATAAAACCCAAAAACCGGAGCGTAACTGGTGGAGCTGGGACAAAAACGATAAAAAACAATACGGACTGTTATTGCTTATTATCCTGATCATTTATTTTGTTACTGCTATTTTATTCGAATCGCTATTAAAACCGTTGGCAGTAATCAGCCTGATTCCCATTTCGTTTATCGGCGTTTTCCTTACTTTTTACCTCTTCGATTTTAATTTCGACCAGGGAGGATTTGCTTCGTTTATTCTTTTAAGCGGATTGGTGGTAAATGCAGCCATCTACATTATCAACGACTTTAATAACCTGGTAAGAGGGAAAAACAAAACCTACAGCATTGAAAATTACCTGAAAGCTTTTAACAACAAAATTGTGGCCATTGCCTTAACCATACTTTCTACGGTTTTAGGGTTGATTCCATTTATCTGGGGCGGACAAAAAGAAGTTTTCTGGTTTGCCTTTGCCGTTGGTGCAATGGGCGGACTGTTATTTTCAATGGTGGCGATATTGATTTATTTGCCCTTGTTTCTAAAAACTGAATAA
- a CDS encoding plasmid mobilization protein has product MVQFNKGGRPRKLDDEKMKYKVTVKLSTVGYYSLIGKSKEAGISQSEFVRQSIMNTTVVQRLTPELNAEIRKLSGMANNLNQIARKANALGYDHIRREYLFLACKIDRIINKML; this is encoded by the coding sequence ATGGTGCAATTTAACAAAGGCGGACGTCCACGAAAATTGGATGATGAGAAGATGAAATATAAGGTAACGGTAAAACTGTCGACCGTAGGATATTACTCCCTTATTGGCAAATCGAAAGAAGCCGGGATTTCACAAAGTGAGTTCGTCAGGCAGTCAATAATGAATACAACAGTTGTTCAACGCCTTACACCCGAACTGAATGCTGAGATAAGAAAACTCTCAGGAATGGCCAATAACCTCAATCAGATTGCACGTAAGGCCAATGCCCTTGGCTACGATCACATTCGACGCGAATATCTGTTTCTTGCGTGTAAAATTGACCGAATCATAAACAAAATGCTATGA
- a CDS encoding sugar phosphate isomerase/epimerase family protein, which translates to MKSKNQNSGSFSRRSFIGTSAAALTAAAIPVNFAMASPASKGDNPNSNFGGVHIGAITYSWRTMPGGLENIVKYCKECGISSIELMSGDLETYLGAPESPMMEIFMEIRRQQQAQQAEGKEEQQPQRRGRPELSPEQQARMDKYNEEVREFRLNVDMKKVAAAQKLLDDAGIKPHIVKFSPSRWSDEEIDYAFKVAKALGAKGVSEEISEEAAKKLGPIAEKHSMYAVFHQHMQFAEVDGFSYDNFVGISPAVMFNFDSGHYFGSTGKNPCDILRKYHNRIFSIHIKDKTGPDTDPPNQNQVWGQGQTPLEEVLLLIKKEKWPIYCDIELEYNVKPWSNAVKEVKNCVNYARQILM; encoded by the coding sequence ATGAAATCAAAAAATCAAAATTCCGGAAGTTTTTCCAGAAGATCCTTTATTGGAACATCGGCGGCCGCTTTAACTGCTGCTGCAATTCCGGTGAACTTTGCCATGGCAAGTCCGGCAAGTAAAGGAGACAATCCAAACTCGAACTTTGGAGGCGTGCACATTGGTGCCATCACTTACAGCTGGCGCACAATGCCCGGAGGACTGGAGAACATTGTAAAATATTGCAAAGAATGCGGCATCAGTTCAATCGAATTGATGAGCGGCGACTTGGAAACTTATTTAGGCGCACCCGAAAGTCCGATGATGGAGATTTTTATGGAGATACGCAGGCAGCAGCAAGCTCAACAAGCTGAAGGCAAAGAAGAACAACAACCACAAAGAAGAGGCCGTCCTGAACTTTCACCGGAACAGCAAGCCAGGATGGATAAATACAACGAGGAAGTTCGTGAATTTCGTTTGAATGTAGACATGAAGAAAGTAGCAGCAGCCCAAAAACTGCTGGATGATGCCGGAATAAAACCACACATTGTCAAGTTCTCACCCTCACGATGGTCGGACGAAGAAATAGATTACGCGTTTAAAGTAGCCAAAGCATTGGGCGCAAAAGGTGTTAGCGAAGAAATAAGTGAAGAAGCCGCTAAAAAATTGGGGCCAATTGCCGAGAAACACAGTATGTATGCAGTTTTCCATCAGCACATGCAGTTTGCCGAGGTGGATGGTTTTAGCTACGATAATTTCGTGGGAATATCTCCTGCCGTAATGTTCAACTTCGATTCAGGTCACTATTTTGGCTCAACCGGTAAAAATCCTTGCGATATACTCCGAAAATATCACAACCGGATTTTTAGTATTCATATTAAAGATAAAACCGGACCGGATACCGATCCGCCTAACCAGAACCAGGTTTGGGGACAAGGACAAACGCCACTTGAGGAAGTGCTGCTTCTGATTAAAAAAGAAAAGTGGCCAATCTATTGCGACATTGAGTTGGAATACAACGTAAAACCATGGTCGAATGCCGTTAAAGAAGTAAAAAACTGTGTGAATTACGCCCGTCAGATTTTGATGTAA
- a CDS encoding glycoside hydrolase family 43 protein: protein MKNTKMKLPMLIKCKVVMLALFISSNLFGQVPPNPFAAAPEPNTSVTYNNPILPGFYSDPSVCRVGDDYYLITSTFEYFPGVPVFHSKDLVNWEQIGHCIHRKEQIPNGLNIFAATLRHHNGTFYMITTNITGGGNFFVTATDPAGPWSDPVWVDVPGIDPDLFWDDDGKAYVISSPFILYEIDLKTGELSEGRKVWNGTGGRYAEGPHIYKKDGWYYLMAAEGGTEAAHHQTIARSHNILGPYTDNPANPILAHANAAGQGNPIQGVGHADIIQAHDNSWWIVFHGYRSVSDKEHHTLGRETCLAPVTWPKNGWPVVNGNGTVDVDMTCPTLPLKPVAEPPSKVEFDNNELGLDWNYIQAPVKSNFSLTERDGFLRLRGAAETISTNKPSTFVGRRLKHHYFTATTQLEFDPKNENEEAGLILLNNGSHFDILVSKKGNDRILTVKLQFGQTVYTSKEYTLKSGPVKLRVSGDKTTFTFSFAQGNDEFTEVETADAKFLATETVGFFTGIYVGLYATGNGKASETNADFDWIEYLKN, encoded by the coding sequence ATGAAAAATACTAAAATGAAATTGCCAATGCTTATAAAATGCAAGGTAGTTATGCTGGCTCTTTTTATCAGTTCCAATTTGTTTGGGCAAGTCCCGCCAAATCCGTTTGCAGCAGCACCCGAGCCCAATACATCAGTAACATACAATAATCCCATTTTGCCGGGCTTTTATTCTGATCCGAGTGTTTGCCGTGTTGGCGACGATTATTACCTCATCACCAGCACTTTTGAATACTTTCCCGGAGTTCCGGTTTTTCACAGTAAAGACCTTGTAAACTGGGAACAAATAGGACATTGTATTCACCGGAAAGAACAGATTCCAAACGGGCTGAATATATTTGCAGCAACACTCCGCCACCACAACGGAACATTTTATATGATTACTACCAACATTACCGGTGGCGGCAACTTTTTTGTGACGGCAACTGATCCGGCAGGTCCGTGGTCTGACCCGGTTTGGGTAGATGTTCCGGGAATTGATCCCGACCTGTTTTGGGATGATGATGGGAAAGCTTATGTAATCAGCTCTCCTTTCATTTTGTATGAAATTGATTTAAAAACCGGCGAACTGTCGGAAGGTAGAAAAGTATGGAACGGCACCGGTGGCAGATATGCCGAAGGACCACATATTTACAAAAAAGACGGTTGGTACTATCTGATGGCAGCCGAAGGCGGAACGGAAGCAGCACATCACCAAACAATAGCACGTAGCCACAACATTTTGGGGCCCTACACTGACAATCCGGCAAATCCAATTCTGGCGCATGCCAATGCAGCGGGACAGGGAAATCCTATTCAGGGAGTTGGCCATGCCGATATTATTCAGGCGCACGACAATTCGTGGTGGATTGTTTTTCATGGCTACCGAAGCGTATCGGATAAAGAACATCACACCTTGGGTCGCGAAACCTGTTTGGCACCGGTAACCTGGCCCAAAAACGGTTGGCCTGTGGTAAACGGCAACGGAACAGTTGACGTTGATATGACCTGCCCTACCCTGCCACTGAAACCAGTTGCTGAACCACCATCGAAAGTTGAGTTCGATAATAACGAACTTGGCTTAGACTGGAACTACATTCAGGCACCTGTAAAAAGTAACTTTTCGCTGACTGAAAGGGATGGATTTTTACGTTTAAGAGGAGCTGCCGAAACCATCAGTACCAACAAACCGTCAACCTTTGTTGGCCGCCGGCTAAAACACCATTATTTTACAGCAACTACTCAACTTGAATTTGATCCGAAAAATGAAAATGAAGAAGCTGGGTTGATCCTCCTAAATAACGGTTCGCACTTTGATATTTTGGTAAGCAAAAAAGGAAACGACCGAATTCTGACCGTAAAATTGCAATTTGGGCAAACCGTTTACACATCAAAAGAGTACACCTTAAAATCCGGTCCGGTAAAACTGCGGGTTAGTGGCGATAAAACCACTTTTACCTTTTCGTTTGCACAAGGAAACGACGAATTTACCGAAGTTGAAACCGCCGATGCTAAATTCCTGGCCACCGAAACAGTTGGCTTCTTTACCGGTATTTATGTTGGTCTGTATGCCACAGGGAATGGCAAAGCTTCGGAAACCAACGCCGATTTCGACTGGATTGAATACCTGAAAAATTAA
- a CDS encoding DUF5916 domain-containing protein has translation MNRKKLNALCVLAFLLAGLSVTAQNEIAIKPLSGELNFDGQVSEPEWKLSQDFQMMMHYPVYNNTPTEKSEVYITFDDTYLWIGAVLHYNDINNVVSTSKKRDEVSENSDAFGIVLDSYNDNENGLAFFTMPSGLKIDYAISNDGQGGGPGPGGSKNYTWNSYWDVKTVTTENAWHVEMRIPFSSLRFQSVNDITKMGLIINRNISHRNEIATYPAIDTKYGRDANLRPSLSQTIVFEGIKSRNPVYISPYVLGGTSKNYELNENGTEYVSNNDPEFTGGLDVKYNLNNNLTLDFTVNTDFAQVEADDEMVNLTRYSLFFPEKRLFFQERSGVFSFDLGGPQDLFYSRNIGISPQGDVVDILGGARLVGRAGKWDIGFLNMNTQKYNGSPAENFGVARLRKQVINENSYVGGIVTSRIDFDGNYNVAYGLDGIFKLTDVDYLDVKIAQTQDKNTDAETMSLDPTYMAIGIERRSEKGIIYQGKYAYWGKSFDPKAGFMFLNNIHETRGQLGYGWFPAEKSPVFNGYLGVDFEMTSRIEDGEIENMEISPEFKMDFKNGYGFFTSLGFKKESLLWDFHLGEEAFVPAGDYTYWNFRGMLFSPRTKKLVTSMGLGLGEFYDGNKFSLELEPELNVSASLQLSATYQLDKIEFSTRNQKFTNNIARVKATYMLNTKVSVSSFVQYNELDNIILTNLRLRYNPRDGNDFYFVFNDLRNADKSGANPKLPKYLSRTVMLKYTHTFRL, from the coding sequence ATGAATAGAAAAAAACTTAACGCTCTTTGCGTATTGGCCTTTTTATTGGCCGGATTAAGCGTAACTGCCCAGAATGAAATAGCCATTAAACCCCTCTCTGGCGAACTGAATTTTGATGGACAAGTGTCCGAACCCGAATGGAAACTAAGTCAGGATTTCCAAATGATGATGCATTACCCGGTATATAATAATACTCCAACAGAAAAGAGTGAGGTATACATTACTTTTGATGATACCTATCTGTGGATTGGGGCCGTGCTTCACTATAATGATATTAACAACGTAGTATCAACAAGTAAAAAACGCGATGAAGTTTCGGAAAACTCTGATGCTTTTGGAATTGTGCTCGACTCGTATAACGACAACGAAAACGGGCTGGCATTTTTTACCATGCCATCAGGACTAAAGATCGACTATGCCATTTCGAATGACGGCCAGGGTGGAGGCCCAGGACCGGGTGGAAGTAAAAATTATACCTGGAACTCGTATTGGGATGTTAAAACAGTAACTACCGAAAATGCCTGGCACGTTGAAATGCGTATCCCATTTTCAAGTTTACGGTTTCAAAGCGTAAACGACATTACAAAAATGGGGCTGATTATTAACAGGAATATTAGTCATCGCAACGAAATAGCCACTTATCCAGCAATCGACACCAAATACGGCCGCGATGCAAACTTACGTCCTTCGTTAAGCCAGACCATCGTTTTCGAAGGAATTAAATCGCGTAATCCGGTTTATATTTCACCGTATGTTTTGGGAGGTACATCAAAAAACTACGAACTGAACGAGAACGGAACGGAATATGTCAGCAACAACGATCCTGAATTCACTGGCGGGCTTGATGTAAAATACAACCTGAACAACAATCTTACGCTCGACTTTACTGTAAATACCGATTTTGCCCAGGTTGAAGCCGATGATGAGATGGTAAACCTGACCCGCTATTCCTTGTTTTTCCCTGAGAAAAGACTCTTTTTCCAAGAACGATCCGGAGTTTTTAGTTTCGACCTTGGAGGCCCGCAAGACCTGTTCTACAGCCGCAACATTGGTATTTCGCCCCAAGGCGATGTGGTAGATATATTAGGAGGTGCCCGTCTGGTTGGGCGAGCGGGAAAATGGGATATAGGCTTTTTAAATATGAACACTCAGAAATATAACGGCAGTCCGGCAGAAAATTTTGGAGTAGCACGGCTTAGAAAACAAGTAATCAATGAAAATTCATACGTGGGTGGTATAGTAACATCGCGCATTGATTTTGATGGAAACTACAATGTTGCCTATGGTCTCGACGGTATTTTTAAACTTACCGATGTGGATTATCTGGATGTAAAAATTGCCCAAACACAAGATAAAAATACCGATGCCGAAACCATGTCTCTAGATCCAACCTATATGGCAATTGGTATTGAACGACGCTCTGAAAAAGGAATTATTTACCAGGGTAAGTATGCTTATTGGGGCAAGAGTTTCGATCCGAAAGCCGGTTTTATGTTTTTGAATAACATTCACGAAACCCGTGGACAACTGGGCTATGGTTGGTTTCCTGCCGAAAAATCGCCGGTGTTTAACGGCTATTTGGGTGTTGATTTTGAAATGACAAGCCGGATTGAAGATGGTGAAATTGAAAATATGGAAATATCACCCGAATTCAAGATGGACTTTAAAAACGGATATGGTTTCTTTACTTCACTGGGTTTTAAAAAAGAAAGCTTGCTGTGGGATTTTCATCTGGGCGAAGAGGCATTTGTTCCGGCTGGTGATTATACATACTGGAATTTCAGAGGAATGTTATTCAGCCCGAGAACCAAAAAACTGGTTACCAGCATGGGACTCGGATTGGGCGAATTCTACGATGGTAACAAGTTTTCTCTTGAATTAGAACCTGAACTTAACGTATCAGCAAGTTTGCAGCTTTCTGCCACCTATCAGCTCGACAAGATTGAGTTTTCAACGCGCAATCAAAAGTTTACCAATAATATTGCCCGTGTTAAAGCCACTTATATGCTGAATACAAAAGTTTCGGTTAGCTCATTTGTTCAGTACAACGAGTTAGACAATATTATCCTCACAAATCTCAGATTGAGGTATAATCCACGCGATGGAAACGATTTCTATTTTGTATTTAACGATTTAAGAAATGCCGACAAATCAGGAGCTAATCCGAAATTACCAAAATACCTCAGCCGAACCGTAATGTTGAAATACACACATACTTTTAGGTTGTGA
- a CDS encoding glycoside hydrolase family 3 protein, whose product MKTCTKTTFTKILIFVVPFLLFGCGAKWSEEQKEGFNLVYNEGGLTLGYSPSSGVSIIENKGFAFKDLNKNGELDKYEDWRLTFDERAQNLASQMSVEQIAGLMLYSAHQSIPGRSGGRRGFGGATYNGKSLAESGAESSDLYDQQIKFLTEDNLRHVLITSVESPAVAAKWNNNMQALVESIGLGIPGNNSSDPRHRTSADAEFNEGAGGQISMWPTSLGMAATFNPELVENFGDIAATEYRALGIATALSPQIDLATEPRWGRFSGTFGEDPQLDRDMARAYVDGFQTSEGDAEIEGGWGYNSVNAMVKHWPSGGPEEGGRDAHFSYGKYAVYPGNNFDEHLIPFTEGAFKLDGATGMASAVMPYYTISFGIDQGNGENVGNSYNNYIIQDLLRDKYGYDGVLCTDWGVTKDYNNITSFGTTPWGAEKLTVAERHYKIIMAGVDQFGGNNDMGPVIEAYNMGVEEHGEEFMRNRFEKSAVRLLRNIFHTGLFENPYLDSAETERTVGNAEFMAAGYQAQLKSVVMLKNAQNSLPIQPEAKVYVPKKYYPASQGMFGFGGSEARWDYPVSLDIVNKYASVTETATDADYALLFINSPNGGSGYSTDDVEAGGNGYVPISLQYSEYTATHAREVSIAGGDPLEDFTNRSYKGKTTTATNTADLDLVLETKKAMGDKPVIVVVNVSNPMVFAEFEKAADAIVVSFGVQDQAIMDILSGKAEPSGLLPMQMPANMKTIEEQFEDVPHDMECYVDAQGNTYDFAFGLNWSGVINDERVSKYK is encoded by the coding sequence ATGAAAACTTGTACTAAAACTACATTCACCAAAATTTTAATATTTGTCGTTCCATTCTTGCTGTTTGGCTGTGGAGCAAAATGGTCCGAGGAGCAAAAAGAAGGATTCAATCTGGTGTATAACGAAGGAGGTCTGACTTTGGGTTATTCTCCGTCATCAGGTGTAAGTATCATCGAAAATAAAGGTTTTGCATTTAAAGACCTGAATAAAAACGGTGAACTTGATAAGTATGAAGACTGGCGTTTAACCTTTGACGAAAGAGCTCAGAATCTTGCTTCGCAAATGTCGGTTGAGCAAATTGCAGGGCTCATGCTGTACAGTGCCCATCAATCTATTCCCGGAAGAAGTGGTGGCCGAAGAGGTTTTGGCGGTGCAACATACAATGGCAAGTCACTGGCCGAAAGTGGTGCCGAATCGAGTGATCTTTACGATCAACAAATAAAATTCCTTACTGAAGACAATCTGCGGCATGTATTAATTACCTCAGTGGAATCACCGGCGGTAGCTGCAAAATGGAACAACAATATGCAGGCGTTGGTTGAAAGTATCGGTCTGGGGATTCCCGGTAATAACAGTTCCGATCCTCGTCACCGCACCTCAGCAGATGCGGAATTTAATGAAGGCGCCGGCGGACAAATTTCAATGTGGCCTACTTCTCTGGGTATGGCCGCTACATTCAATCCTGAATTGGTAGAGAATTTTGGAGATATTGCTGCAACAGAATACCGGGCACTGGGAATCGCTACCGCACTTTCTCCTCAAATCGACCTGGCAACCGAACCTCGCTGGGGACGTTTCAGTGGAACCTTTGGGGAAGATCCACAACTCGACCGCGATATGGCCCGCGCCTATGTTGATGGATTTCAAACATCAGAAGGCGATGCCGAAATTGAAGGCGGCTGGGGATACAACAGTGTAAATGCCATGGTAAAACACTGGCCCAGCGGCGGTCCTGAAGAAGGAGGACGCGATGCACATTTTTCCTACGGAAAATATGCCGTTTACCCGGGTAATAATTTTGATGAACACCTGATCCCTTTTACCGAAGGTGCCTTCAAACTTGATGGTGCAACAGGAATGGCATCGGCAGTAATGCCTTACTATACCATCTCATTTGGAATAGATCAGGGGAATGGGGAGAACGTAGGAAACAGCTATAATAACTACATCATCCAGGATTTATTAAGAGATAAGTATGGTTACGACGGTGTTTTATGCACCGATTGGGGAGTAACAAAAGATTACAACAACATCACTTCTTTTGGCACAACACCGTGGGGAGCCGAAAAATTAACTGTAGCTGAAAGGCATTATAAAATTATTATGGCCGGAGTTGATCAGTTTGGCGGGAACAACGATATGGGACCTGTGATAGAAGCCTATAACATGGGAGTAGAAGAACATGGCGAAGAATTTATGCGCAATCGTTTTGAAAAATCTGCAGTACGTTTACTAAGAAATATATTCCACACAGGACTGTTTGAAAATCCTTACCTCGATAGTGCAGAAACAGAAAGAACTGTTGGTAATGCTGAATTTATGGCTGCCGGTTACCAGGCACAACTGAAGTCGGTGGTGATGCTTAAGAACGCACAAAACAGTCTGCCAATTCAACCAGAGGCTAAAGTCTATGTTCCCAAAAAATATTATCCCGCCAGCCAGGGGATGTTTGGATTTGGTGGCTCTGAAGCTCGTTGGGATTATCCGGTTAGCCTGGATATTGTAAATAAATATGCCTCGGTTACTGAAACTGCTACCGATGCCGATTACGCCCTGTTATTTATCAACAGCCCGAATGGAGGAAGTGGTTACAGCACCGACGATGTGGAAGCAGGTGGAAATGGGTATGTACCTATTAGTCTGCAGTACAGCGAATATACTGCCACACATGCCCGCGAAGTAAGTATCGCAGGTGGTGATCCGCTGGAAGACTTTACCAACCGGTCGTACAAAGGAAAAACTACCACTGCAACAAATACAGCCGATCTCGATCTTGTTTTGGAAACAAAAAAAGCAATGGGCGACAAGCCGGTAATTGTGGTCGTAAATGTTTCAAATCCAATGGTTTTTGCCGAATTTGAAAAAGCTGCCGATGCCATTGTTGTTAGTTTTGGCGTTCAGGATCAGGCAATAATGGATATTCTTAGTGGAAAAGCAGAACCCTCGGGGCTGCTGCCTATGCAAATGCCGGCAAATATGAAAACCATTGAAGAACAGTTTGAAGATGTTCCCCACGATATGGAATGTTACGTTGATGCACAGGGCAACACCTACGATTTTGCTTTTGGATTGAACTGGAGCGGAGTAATTAACGATGAACGTGTATCAAAATACAAATAA